In Cupriavidus taiwanensis, the following proteins share a genomic window:
- the purH gene encoding bifunctional phosphoribosylaminoimidazolecarboxamide formyltransferase/IMP cyclohydrolase, producing the protein MIKQALLSVSDKTGIVEFARELNALGVTLLSTGGTAKLLADSGLPVTEVADYTGFPEMLDGRVKTLHPKVHGGILARRDLPEHMAALAEHNIPTIDLLVVNLYPFQQTVAKDDCTLPDAIENIDIGGPTMLRSAAKNHRDVTVIVDPADYAVVLGEMRANGNSVGYDTNFRLATKVFAHTAQYDGAITNYLTSLGADKSHQGRSAYPQTLNLAFDKVQEMRYGENPHQSAAFYRDLKAVDGALANYVQLQGKELSYNNIADADAAWECVKSFDAAAGAACVIIKHANPCGVALGASALEAYDKAFKTDSTSAFGGIIAFNVELDEAAAQAVARQFVEVLIAPSFSAAARAVFAAKQNVRLLEIPLGKGINQFDFKRVGGGLLVQSPDAKNVQPSELRVVTRRHPTPKEMDDLMFAWRVAKFVKSNAIVFCGGGMTLGVGAGQMSRVDSARIASIKAQNAGLTLAGSAVASDAFFPFRDGLDVVVDAGATCVIQPGGSVRDDEVIAAADERGIAMVLTGTRHFRH; encoded by the coding sequence ATGATCAAGCAAGCCCTACTCTCCGTTTCCGACAAGACCGGCATCGTCGAATTCGCGCGCGAACTGAACGCGCTCGGCGTCACGCTGCTTTCCACCGGCGGCACCGCCAAGCTGCTGGCCGACAGCGGCCTGCCCGTGACGGAGGTGGCCGACTACACCGGCTTCCCGGAAATGCTCGACGGCCGCGTCAAGACGCTGCACCCGAAGGTCCACGGCGGCATCCTGGCGCGCCGTGACCTGCCCGAGCACATGGCCGCGCTGGCCGAGCACAACATCCCCACCATCGACCTGCTCGTGGTGAACCTGTACCCGTTCCAGCAGACCGTGGCCAAGGATGACTGCACGCTGCCGGACGCGATAGAGAACATCGACATCGGCGGCCCGACCATGCTGCGCTCGGCGGCCAAGAACCACCGCGACGTGACCGTGATCGTCGACCCGGCCGACTACGCCGTGGTGCTCGGTGAAATGCGCGCCAACGGCAACAGCGTCGGCTACGACACCAACTTCCGCCTGGCCACCAAGGTGTTCGCGCACACCGCGCAATACGACGGCGCCATCACCAACTACCTGACCAGCCTCGGCGCCGACAAGTCGCACCAGGGCCGCAGCGCCTACCCGCAAACCCTGAACCTGGCCTTCGACAAGGTGCAGGAAATGCGCTACGGCGAGAACCCGCACCAGTCGGCGGCGTTCTACCGCGACCTGAAGGCGGTCGACGGCGCGCTCGCCAACTATGTGCAGCTGCAGGGCAAGGAACTGTCGTACAACAACATCGCCGACGCCGATGCCGCGTGGGAGTGCGTAAAGTCGTTCGACGCTGCCGCGGGCGCCGCCTGCGTCATCATCAAGCACGCCAACCCGTGCGGCGTGGCGCTGGGCGCCAGCGCGCTGGAAGCGTATGACAAGGCCTTCAAGACCGACTCGACCTCGGCCTTCGGCGGCATCATCGCCTTCAACGTGGAACTGGACGAAGCCGCCGCGCAGGCGGTGGCCAGGCAGTTCGTCGAGGTGCTGATCGCGCCGTCGTTCAGCGCCGCCGCGCGCGCGGTGTTCGCGGCCAAGCAGAACGTGCGCCTGCTCGAGATCCCGCTGGGCAAGGGCATCAACCAGTTCGACTTCAAGCGCGTCGGCGGCGGCCTGCTGGTGCAGAGCCCGGACGCCAAGAACGTGCAGCCGTCCGAACTGCGCGTGGTGACGCGCCGCCACCCGACGCCGAAGGAAATGGACGACCTGATGTTCGCCTGGCGCGTGGCCAAGTTCGTCAAGTCCAACGCCATCGTGTTCTGCGGCGGCGGCATGACGCTGGGCGTGGGCGCCGGCCAGATGAGCCGCGTCGATTCGGCCCGCATCGCCAGTATCAAGGCGCAGAACGCCGGCCTGACCCTGGCCGGCTCGGCGGTGGCATCGGACGCGTTCTTCCCGTTCCGCGACGGCCTCGACGTGGTGGTCGACGCGGGCGCGACCTGCGTGATCCAGCCGGGCGGCTCGGTGCGCGACGACGAAGTGATCGCCGCCGCCGACGAGCGCGGCATTGCCATGGTGCTGACCGGCACGCGCCACTTCCGCCACTAA
- a CDS encoding UbiH/UbiF/VisC/COQ6 family ubiquinone biosynthesis hydroxylase, which produces MAAPQPDFDGPADIAIVGGGPVGLALACQLLRTTGWRLVLADAATPARAARDPRAIALSHGSRQLLEQIGAWPVPGSPIEHIHVSQRGRFGHVRLHHDDYGVPALGYVVRYGELCNVLERALAQASQAAGEGQLRRVFETRIERIEQDPVPRAADVADAGIVHLEGTGHDGQAARFAARLAVQAEGGLFHEQAAHQGRGARTRDYRQTAVIAHVACSRPQPGWAWERFTEEGPLALLPHEEHGTPGYALVWCCPPEQAARRIALPEAQFAAELGQAFGDRMGQFTLAGKRHAFPLGLNAAPVTVNGRVVAVGNAAQTLHPVAGQGLNLGLRDAFALADSLRGACSPQALQAFAARHRLDRAVTIGVTDLLPRVFGVAYPLAAHARGASLAALACLPPLRHALARHMMFGMRR; this is translated from the coding sequence ATGGCGGCCCCGCAGCCTGATTTCGACGGCCCGGCCGATATCGCCATCGTCGGCGGCGGCCCGGTCGGGCTGGCGCTGGCCTGCCAGCTGTTGCGCACTACCGGCTGGCGCCTCGTGCTGGCCGACGCCGCCACGCCGGCGCGCGCGGCGCGCGACCCGCGCGCGATCGCGCTGTCGCACGGCAGCCGCCAGCTGCTCGAGCAGATCGGCGCATGGCCGGTGCCGGGCAGCCCGATCGAGCATATCCATGTGTCGCAGCGCGGCCGCTTCGGTCATGTCCGCCTGCACCATGACGACTATGGCGTGCCCGCGCTCGGCTACGTGGTGCGCTACGGCGAGCTGTGCAACGTGCTGGAGCGGGCGCTGGCGCAGGCATCGCAGGCGGCCGGCGAAGGCCAGCTGCGGCGGGTCTTCGAAACCCGCATCGAGCGGATCGAGCAGGATCCGGTGCCGCGCGCCGCCGACGTGGCGGACGCCGGCATCGTGCATCTGGAAGGAACGGGCCACGACGGCCAGGCGGCACGGTTTGCCGCGCGCTTGGCGGTCCAGGCCGAGGGCGGGCTGTTCCATGAACAGGCCGCGCACCAGGGCCGCGGCGCACGCACGCGCGACTACCGCCAGACCGCGGTGATCGCCCATGTGGCCTGCTCGCGCCCGCAGCCTGGCTGGGCCTGGGAGCGCTTCACCGAGGAAGGCCCGCTGGCGCTGCTGCCGCACGAGGAACACGGCACCCCCGGCTACGCGCTGGTGTGGTGCTGCCCGCCGGAACAGGCCGCGCGCCGCATCGCGCTGCCGGAGGCGCAGTTTGCCGCGGAGCTGGGCCAGGCCTTCGGCGACCGCATGGGCCAGTTCACGCTCGCGGGCAAGCGCCATGCCTTCCCGCTGGGGCTGAACGCCGCGCCGGTCACGGTCAACGGGCGCGTGGTCGCGGTCGGCAATGCCGCGCAGACGCTCCATCCGGTGGCCGGACAGGGGCTGAACCTGGGCCTGCGCGATGCGTTTGCGCTGGCCGACTCGCTGCGCGGCGCCTGCAGCCCGCAAGCGCTGCAGGCGTTTGCCGCCCGCCACCGCCTTGACCGCGCCGTCACCATCGGCGTGACCGACCTGCTGCCGCGCGTGTTCGGCGTGGCCTACCCGCTCGCGGCCCATGCCCGCGGCGCGTCGCTGGCGGCGCTGGCATGCCTGCCGCCGCTGCGGCACGCGCTGGCGCGCCACATGATGTTCGGCATGCGCCGTTAA
- the murU gene encoding N-acetylmuramate alpha-1-phosphate uridylyltransferase MurU yields the protein MKVMIFAAGRGDRMRPLTDACPKPLLAVGGKPLIVWKIEALARAGLRDIVINHAWLGAQIEAALGDGSRFGVRIAYSAEGEALETAGGIAKALPLLSHDPVRGEIFLAVSGDIFCDYDFRALLPRAQALAGAAAPHMHLVMVPNPPFHPRGDFALDDHGRLSLEAEPATGARLTFGNIGLYDTRLFTDIVPGTRLAMTPIYHAGIAAGTATGERFDGRWENVGTPAQLTELDAMLSAAPGR from the coding sequence ATGAAGGTGATGATCTTTGCCGCCGGCCGCGGCGACCGCATGCGTCCGCTGACCGATGCCTGCCCCAAGCCGCTGCTGGCGGTGGGCGGCAAGCCGCTGATCGTCTGGAAGATCGAAGCGCTGGCGCGCGCCGGGCTGCGCGACATCGTCATCAACCACGCCTGGCTGGGCGCGCAGATCGAAGCGGCGCTGGGCGACGGCAGCCGCTTCGGCGTGCGCATCGCCTATTCGGCTGAGGGCGAGGCGCTGGAAACCGCCGGCGGCATCGCCAAGGCCCTGCCGCTGCTGTCGCACGACCCGGTCCGCGGCGAGATCTTCCTGGCGGTGTCCGGCGACATCTTCTGCGACTACGATTTCCGCGCGCTGCTGCCGCGCGCGCAGGCGCTGGCGGGCGCGGCCGCGCCGCACATGCACCTGGTGATGGTGCCGAACCCGCCGTTCCATCCGCGCGGGGATTTCGCGCTGGACGACCACGGCCGGCTCTCGCTCGAGGCCGAGCCGGCCACCGGCGCGCGCCTCACCTTCGGCAATATCGGGCTGTACGACACCCGGCTGTTTACCGATATCGTGCCGGGCACGCGGCTGGCGATGACGCCGATCTACCATGCCGGCATCGCCGCCGGCACCGCCACCGGCGAGCGCTTCGACGGTCGCTGGGAGAACGTCGGCACGCCGGCGCAGCTGACGGAGCTGGACGCGATGCTGTCGGCCGCACCGGGGCGCTAG
- a CDS encoding AzlD domain-containing protein produces MSALTLLWVFLAAGLATFLIRLSFIAVEGRVRLPSWFRTALQFVPAAMLSALIAPDLLMQQGELALTPTNARLVAGVVAILIAARTRSVGWTIAGGMATLLALEALFR; encoded by the coding sequence ATGAGCGCGCTGACGCTGCTGTGGGTGTTCCTGGCCGCGGGCCTGGCCACCTTCCTGATCCGCCTGTCGTTCATTGCCGTCGAAGGCCGGGTGCGGCTGCCGTCGTGGTTTCGCACCGCGCTGCAGTTCGTGCCGGCCGCGATGCTGTCGGCGCTGATCGCACCCGACCTGCTGATGCAGCAGGGCGAGCTCGCCCTGACCCCGACCAACGCCAGGCTGGTGGCCGGCGTGGTCGCCATCCTGATTGCCGCACGTACCCGCAGCGTGGGCTGGACCATTGCCGGCGGCATGGCCACGCTGCTTGCCCTGGAGGCCCTGTTCCGATGA
- a CDS encoding AzlC family ABC transporter permease — protein MRADATGPDDNAAPAITAAGEWLAGARALAPMLLGVVPFGLIYGVLAVGAGMPAWLACAMSAIVFGGASQMILTQLWTAGTPAVVITLTVAMVNLRHALYSATIAPTLAHLPRRWKALIAYLLTDEAFAAMTHRLGDTGPRARYRHWYYFGGGFALWASWQLSTLAGVLVGAQVPRHWPLDFFLPLTFIGIIVPGLRHRSHVAAALAASALAVACYSLPHKLGLMVAALGGIAVGMLVLGRGNRPGPRAASHAADGGTAGTAGKEAA, from the coding sequence ATGCGCGCCGACGCAACCGGTCCGGACGACAATGCCGCGCCCGCCATCACCGCCGCCGGCGAATGGCTGGCCGGCGCGCGCGCGCTCGCGCCGATGCTGCTGGGCGTGGTGCCGTTCGGGCTGATCTACGGCGTGCTGGCGGTCGGCGCGGGCATGCCCGCCTGGCTCGCCTGCGCCATGAGCGCGATCGTGTTCGGCGGCGCCTCGCAGATGATCCTGACCCAGCTGTGGACCGCCGGCACCCCGGCGGTGGTGATCACGCTGACGGTGGCCATGGTCAACCTGCGCCACGCGCTGTACTCGGCCACCATCGCGCCGACGCTGGCCCACCTGCCGCGGCGCTGGAAGGCGCTGATCGCCTACCTGCTGACCGACGAGGCCTTTGCCGCGATGACGCACCGGCTGGGCGACACCGGCCCGCGCGCCCGCTACCGCCACTGGTATTACTTTGGCGGCGGCTTCGCGCTGTGGGCCAGCTGGCAGCTGTCGACGCTGGCCGGGGTGCTGGTCGGCGCCCAGGTGCCGCGCCACTGGCCGCTGGATTTCTTCCTGCCGCTGACCTTTATCGGCATCATCGTGCCGGGCCTCAGGCACCGCTCGCATGTCGCCGCGGCGCTGGCGGCCAGTGCGCTGGCGGTGGCCTGCTACAGCCTGCCGCACAAGCTCGGGCTGATGGTGGCGGCGCTGGGCGGCATCGCCGTCGGCATGCTGGTGCTGGGACGCGGCAACCGCCCCGGGCCCCGTGCCGCCAGCCACGCCGCCGACGGCGGCACCGCAGGCACCGCCGGCAAGGAGGCCGCATGA
- the ruvA gene encoding Holliday junction branch migration protein RuvA, which translates to MIGRIAGTLIEKNPPHLLVDCHGVGYEVDVPMSTFYNLPAVGQPVTLLTQLIVREDAHLLYGFGSAAERNTFRELIKITGIGARMALAVLSGMSVPELAQAITLQEAGRLTRIPGIGKKTAERLLLELKGKLGAELGHAPGAPAVPDSAVDVLNALLALGYSEKEAAAAIKQVPAGTGVSEGIKLALKALSKG; encoded by the coding sequence ATGATCGGACGCATCGCCGGCACCCTTATCGAGAAGAATCCCCCGCACCTGCTGGTCGACTGCCACGGCGTCGGCTACGAGGTCGACGTGCCGATGAGCACCTTCTACAACCTGCCGGCGGTGGGCCAGCCGGTGACCCTGCTGACGCAGCTGATCGTGCGCGAGGATGCGCACCTGCTGTACGGCTTCGGCAGCGCGGCCGAGCGCAACACCTTTCGCGAGCTGATCAAGATCACCGGCATCGGCGCGCGCATGGCGCTGGCGGTGCTGTCGGGCATGTCCGTGCCCGAGCTGGCGCAGGCGATCACGCTGCAGGAAGCCGGGCGCCTGACGCGCATCCCCGGCATCGGCAAGAAGACCGCCGAGCGCCTGCTGCTGGAGCTCAAGGGCAAGCTGGGCGCGGAACTGGGCCACGCGCCCGGCGCGCCAGCGGTGCCCGACAGTGCCGTCGACGTGCTCAATGCGCTGCTGGCGCTGGGCTACTCGGAAAAAGAAGCCGCTGCCGCGATCAAGCAGGTTCCGGCCGGCACCGGGGTGTCCGAGGGCATCAAGCTGGCGCTGAAGGCGCTGTCTAAGGGTTGA
- a CDS encoding aminopeptidase P N-terminal domain-containing protein has protein sequence MSAPDHAHLAALLAACRERRARVLQHLRAGGGGVAILPTAPEAMRNRDSDYPYRHDSYFYYLSGFTEPEAVLVLVAGAPGEPAEADRSILFCRPKHEEREIWDGFRFGPEGARAAFGFDEAHSVEEIDATLPSLLANRAQVAYPLADSIRTDMQMRRWLDAVRMQGRAGVAAPSVALDIRTLLDEMRLFKDAGELAIMRRAAAISAGAHVRAMQATRAGLREYHLEAELLYEFRRHGAQSVAYNSIVAAGPNACVLHYRAGPAELKDGDLCLIDAGCELDGYASDITRTFPVSGRFSPAQRELYDLVVAAQQAAIDETRAGVPYNVPHDAAVRVLAQGMLDTGLLDRNKEGTLDDVLASGSYRRFYMHRTGHWLGMDVHDVGEYRVTGHSGEGERPWRPLQPGMVLTIEPGIYVRPAEDVPERYWHIGIRIEDDAVVTEGDCELITRGVPVLADEIEALMRDRASAGGQR, from the coding sequence ATGTCCGCACCCGATCACGCCCACCTCGCCGCCCTCCTCGCCGCCTGCCGCGAACGCCGCGCCCGAGTGCTGCAGCACCTGCGCGCCGGCGGCGGCGGCGTGGCGATCCTGCCCACGGCGCCGGAAGCCATGCGCAACCGCGACAGCGACTATCCGTACCGGCACGACAGCTATTTCTATTACCTGAGCGGCTTCACCGAGCCCGAAGCGGTGCTGGTGCTGGTGGCCGGCGCGCCCGGCGAGCCGGCCGAGGCCGATCGCAGCATCCTGTTCTGCCGCCCCAAGCATGAAGAGCGCGAGATCTGGGACGGCTTCCGCTTCGGCCCGGAAGGCGCGCGCGCCGCGTTCGGCTTCGACGAAGCGCATTCGGTCGAAGAGATCGACGCCACGCTGCCGTCGCTGCTGGCCAACCGCGCGCAGGTGGCCTACCCGCTGGCCGATTCGATCCGCACCGACATGCAGATGCGCCGCTGGCTCGACGCGGTGCGCATGCAAGGCCGCGCCGGCGTGGCCGCGCCGTCGGTGGCGCTCGACATCCGCACCCTGCTCGACGAAATGCGGCTGTTCAAGGATGCCGGCGAACTCGCCATCATGCGCCGCGCCGCGGCGATTTCCGCCGGCGCCCATGTGCGCGCGATGCAGGCCACCCGCGCCGGCCTGCGCGAATACCACCTCGAGGCCGAGCTGCTCTATGAATTCCGCCGCCATGGCGCGCAGAGCGTGGCCTACAACTCGATCGTCGCCGCCGGCCCCAACGCCTGCGTGCTGCACTACCGCGCCGGCCCGGCCGAACTGAAGGACGGCGACCTGTGCCTGATCGACGCCGGCTGCGAGCTCGACGGCTACGCCTCGGACATCACCCGCACCTTCCCGGTCTCGGGGCGCTTCTCGCCGGCGCAGCGCGAGCTGTATGACTTGGTGGTGGCCGCGCAGCAGGCCGCCATCGACGAGACCCGCGCCGGCGTGCCCTACAACGTGCCGCATGACGCCGCCGTGCGCGTGCTGGCCCAGGGCATGCTCGACACCGGCCTGCTCGACCGCAACAAGGAAGGCACGCTCGACGACGTGCTGGCCAGCGGCAGCTACCGCCGCTTCTACATGCACCGCACCGGCCACTGGCTCGGCATGGATGTCCATGACGTGGGCGAGTACCGCGTGACCGGCCACAGCGGCGAGGGCGAGCGGCCGTGGCGGCCGCTGCAGCCCGGCATGGTGCTGACCATCGAGCCTGGCATCTACGTGCGCCCGGCCGAGGACGTGCCCGAGCGCTACTGGCATATCGGCATCCGCATCGAGGATGACGCCGTGGTCACCGAGGGCGACTGCGAGCTGATCACGCGCGGCGTGCCGGTGCTGGCCGACGAGATCGAAGCGCTGATGCGCGACCGCGCCAGCGCCGGGGGCCAGCGATGA
- a CDS encoding glycerophosphodiester phosphodiesterase, whose product MPSQSRLRAPRPRASLARVVAACRRWLLPTVAAATCAVLAAGCATAPRPKRAAAPAAPAPAPAASAPAAVAAPPSKPLVIAHRGASALRPEHTLAAYAKAIEDGADAIEPDLVMTRDGVLVARHENDITGTTNVAELPQFAERKRTKVIDGERLTGWFTEDFTLAELKTLRARERIPRLRPANARLNDQFEVPTFDEIVRLAEQAALRTGKPVGIYAELKHPSYFRGIGLPLEDKLVAAVRAQPYLRNAPVFIQCFESGSLRTLRRTLGNGLPNVRLVQLIGNPRKGPADWKLAGDGRTYGDMLSTTGLREVAAYADGIGPEKSSVVPRDAQGALGAPTAVVQQAHAAGLFVHPYTFRPENSFLPKALQSGGDEATRSPAGMEREVQAFVAAGIDGFFTDDPALGRRAVDTPAR is encoded by the coding sequence ATGCCTAGCCAGTCCCGACTGCGCGCGCCGCGCCCGCGCGCCAGCCTTGCCCGTGTTGTTGCCGCCTGCCGCCGCTGGCTGTTGCCGACCGTTGCCGCCGCGACGTGCGCGGTGCTGGCCGCAGGCTGCGCCACCGCGCCGCGCCCCAAGCGCGCCGCAGCGCCGGCTGCGCCGGCGCCGGCGCCCGCCGCGAGTGCTCCTGCCGCGGTGGCGGCGCCGCCGTCCAAGCCGCTGGTGATCGCGCACCGCGGTGCCAGCGCGCTGCGCCCGGAACATACGCTGGCCGCCTACGCCAAGGCGATCGAGGACGGCGCCGACGCGATCGAGCCGGACCTTGTCATGACCCGCGACGGCGTGCTGGTGGCGCGCCACGAGAACGACATCACCGGCACCACCAACGTCGCCGAACTGCCGCAGTTCGCCGAGCGCAAGCGCACCAAGGTGATCGACGGCGAGCGCCTGACCGGCTGGTTCACCGAGGACTTCACGCTGGCCGAGCTGAAGACGCTGCGCGCGCGCGAGCGCATTCCGCGCCTGCGCCCGGCCAATGCACGGCTGAACGACCAGTTCGAGGTACCGACCTTCGACGAGATCGTGCGCCTGGCCGAGCAGGCCGCGCTGCGCACCGGCAAACCCGTCGGCATCTATGCCGAGCTGAAGCACCCCAGCTACTTCCGCGGCATCGGCCTGCCGCTCGAGGACAAGCTCGTCGCGGCGGTGCGGGCGCAGCCGTACCTGCGCAATGCGCCGGTGTTCATCCAGTGTTTCGAGAGCGGCAGCCTGCGCACGCTGCGGCGCACGCTGGGCAACGGCTTGCCCAACGTCAGGCTGGTCCAGCTGATCGGCAACCCGCGCAAGGGCCCGGCCGACTGGAAGCTGGCCGGCGACGGCCGCACCTATGGCGACATGCTGAGTACGACCGGCCTGCGCGAAGTCGCGGCCTACGCCGACGGCATCGGCCCCGAGAAAAGCAGCGTGGTGCCCCGCGATGCGCAGGGTGCGCTGGGCGCGCCGACCGCGGTGGTGCAGCAGGCCCATGCCGCCGGCCTGTTCGTGCATCCGTACACCTTCCGCCCGGAAAACAGCTTCCTGCCCAAGGCGCTGCAGAGCGGCGGCGACGAGGCCACGCGCAGCCCGGCCGGCATGGAGCGCGAGGTGCAGGCCTTCGTCGCGGCCGGCATCGATGGCTTCTTCACCGACGACCCGGCGCTGGGCCGGCGCGCCGTCGATACACCGGCACGCTGA
- the dusB gene encoding tRNA dihydrouridine synthase DusB: MQIGPHQLRNNLFVAPMAGVTDRPFRQLCKQLGAGYAVSEMVASNAQLWKSEKTMRRANHAGEVEPIAVQIAGAEPSMMAEAARYNVDRGAQIIDINMGCPAKKVCNVAAGSALLQNEPLVVRIVEAVVAAVGERVPVTLKIRTGWNRENRNALRIARMVEDAGISMLTIHGRTRADLYHGDAEYETIAAVKAELSIPVVANGDITTPQKARQVLALTGADALMIGRAAQGRPWLFREIEHFLKTGEMLPSPEVAEIRAIMNAHLEDHYAFYGEFTGVRTARKHIAWYTRGLRGANLFRHRMNTLESTTEQLAAVNAFFDEQAQFSDRLVYVDDAAQDKDEANNNKNGELLAA; this comes from the coding sequence GTGCAGATCGGACCTCACCAACTCCGCAACAACCTGTTTGTCGCCCCGATGGCGGGCGTGACGGACCGGCCCTTCCGCCAGCTGTGCAAGCAGCTGGGCGCGGGCTACGCGGTGTCGGAAATGGTCGCCTCCAACGCGCAGCTGTGGAAGAGCGAGAAGACCATGCGCCGCGCCAACCACGCCGGCGAGGTCGAGCCGATCGCCGTGCAGATCGCCGGCGCCGAGCCGTCGATGATGGCCGAGGCGGCGCGCTACAACGTCGACCGCGGCGCGCAGATCATCGACATCAACATGGGCTGCCCGGCCAAGAAGGTGTGCAACGTCGCCGCCGGCTCGGCCCTGCTGCAGAACGAGCCGCTGGTGGTGCGCATCGTCGAGGCGGTGGTCGCCGCGGTCGGCGAGCGCGTGCCGGTGACGCTGAAGATCCGAACCGGCTGGAACCGCGAGAACCGCAATGCGCTGCGCATCGCGCGCATGGTCGAGGACGCCGGCATCAGCATGCTGACCATCCACGGCCGCACCCGCGCCGACCTGTACCACGGCGACGCCGAGTACGAGACCATTGCCGCGGTCAAGGCGGAGCTGTCGATCCCGGTGGTCGCCAACGGCGACATCACCACGCCGCAGAAGGCCAGGCAGGTGCTGGCGCTGACCGGCGCCGACGCGCTCATGATCGGCCGCGCGGCGCAGGGCCGGCCCTGGCTGTTCCGCGAGATCGAGCACTTCCTGAAGACCGGCGAGATGCTGCCGTCGCCGGAAGTGGCCGAGATCCGCGCCATCATGAACGCCCACCTGGAAGACCACTACGCCTTCTACGGCGAGTTCACCGGCGTGCGCACCGCGCGCAAGCACATTGCCTGGTACACGCGCGGGCTGCGCGGCGCCAACCTGTTCCGCCATCGCATGAACACGCTGGAATCCACCACCGAGCAGCTGGCGGCGGTCAATGCGTTCTTCGACGAGCAGGCGCAGTTCTCGGACCGGCTGGTGTACGTCGACGACGCGGCGCAAGACAAAGACGAAGCGAACAACAACAAAAACGGGGAGTTGCTTGCCGCATGA
- a CDS encoding Fis family transcriptional regulator produces the protein MSRNAIDQCIRESLDTYFRDLDGEEPSNMYNMVLEAVERPLLEAVMVRAERNQSLAAAYLGINRNTLRKKLQQHGLL, from the coding sequence ATGAGCCGCAACGCTATCGACCAGTGCATCCGGGAAAGCCTGGATACGTACTTTCGCGACCTGGACGGCGAAGAGCCGTCGAACATGTACAACATGGTGCTCGAGGCGGTCGAACGGCCGCTGCTGGAAGCCGTGATGGTGCGCGCCGAGCGCAACCAGTCGCTGGCGGCCGCCTACCTGGGCATCAATCGCAATACGCTGCGCAAGAAGCTGCAGCAGCACGGTTTACTTTGA
- the ruvC gene encoding crossover junction endodeoxyribonuclease RuvC, producing the protein MRILGIDPGLRTTGFGVIEKHGNKLAYVASGTIKSDGNSTLPERLKTLYDGISEVSRTYAPDCAAIEKVFVNVNPQSTLLLGQARGAAICGLVGYGLPVFEYTALQLKVAVVGYGRANKAQVQEMVTRLLMLPGQPGSDAADALGVAICHANGGDTLGTLAGLAPELVRKGMRVRRGRLVG; encoded by the coding sequence ATGCGAATCCTAGGCATCGACCCCGGCCTGCGCACCACCGGCTTCGGCGTGATCGAGAAGCACGGCAACAAGCTTGCCTACGTGGCCTCGGGCACGATCAAGAGCGACGGCAACTCGACCCTGCCGGAACGGCTGAAAACGCTGTACGACGGCATCAGCGAGGTGTCGCGCACCTATGCGCCCGACTGCGCGGCGATCGAGAAGGTCTTCGTCAACGTCAACCCGCAGTCCACGCTGCTGCTCGGCCAGGCCCGCGGCGCAGCGATCTGCGGGCTGGTCGGCTATGGCCTGCCGGTGTTCGAATACACCGCGCTGCAGCTCAAGGTGGCGGTGGTCGGCTATGGCCGCGCCAACAAGGCGCAGGTGCAGGAAATGGTGACGCGGCTGCTGATGCTGCCCGGCCAGCCGGGCAGCGACGCCGCCGATGCGCTGGGCGTGGCGATCTGCCATGCCAATGGCGGCGATACCCTGGGCACGCTCGCCGGCCTGGCGCCCGAGCTGGTGCGCAAGGGCATGCGCGTGCGGCGCGGCCGCCTGGTCGGCTGA